In Balaenoptera musculus isolate JJ_BM4_2016_0621 chromosome 16, mBalMus1.pri.v3, whole genome shotgun sequence, the DNA window GAGAGAGTAAATTTACCCAACTgttggaaagcaatttggtaCATTTATCAGAAACCTTAAAATATCCATATCCTTTGACCTGAATTTCCATTCCTGGGAATATGTTCTTAGGAAAGAATCAACACGGAAAAAGTTTTACGCACAAAAATGTTAGTCACGCACTTATTTACAACGGTGAAATTAGGTAAACCGCAAACGTTAAAGGAATTATTTAGTAAGTTATGGTACAGCCACTTAATGGAAACTTGCGTAATCATTATATGTTCTCAAAGCGCATGCAATAACACGAACACCGTTTACGGGATAATGCTAGTGGAAAAGTGTATAACGTTGTATACGAGTGGCTGTTTGTATAACACTTTTATAGAAAAAggctggaaaagaaaaacttttaatatGTGAACCATGTTTGAATCCTATAATTGGAGAGTTTTTTTTCATCGccctatatttctatttaaatctttttttttggccgcgcggctttttttttttaatgaacaaagtCAGCTCTTCTTTGGCCAGGCGGTGGCGCGTCTTTCTCTCGCGCTGGGCCGTAGCGCTTGAGGACTAGGCGGAGAGAGCAGGCTCCGAGACTCCACCTCAGGGCGATTCCGCCCTCCATTGCGGagtccccctccccgcccccaattTCCCCAGGCCCACCCCTCCCAAGCCAGCTGGTCGCAgggcccgcccctcccccaccactcccGGGCCCGGGTGACTGCGGGTGCGCGGGAGGGGGAGCAGGGCCGCCCAAGTCTTGCCGACacgtggggagggaggaagcgtCGGAGGACTAGTggttgggtgtgtgtggggggggtgtgtcCGTGAGTGGGAGAATCCAATCGTGGCCACCTCAGAGTCTTCATAGTGCTGTGCTGCTCATCCGACCAGGGAAGTACGAAGCTCTCCCCATGCCCCGTATCCCCTCCTACGCAGACACCCAGCGCAGACACAAGAAGGCTCCGGCCGCGGCCCTGCGCTGCCCGTGACGGCCCGCGCTGCGCCACCTCCTCGCTtgtcccccccgccccggcgCGGTGGTAGGGCCCGGCGGTAACGTCACCCATTGTTTACAAATCAACCCGAGCCGGTAGGATTCCGGCTCCCGCGGCTGCTGGCGCGCGGCGAGAGTGCCTGGCGGGCTCCGGCTTCCGCGTCCGCCCCGGCTCCGGCTTCGGCCTCAGCACTGCGCCCGGCTCCGCCGCGGCCCACCGAGCCCCGGGGGCAGCCGAGCCGCCGGCGACTCCCGCAGAGCTCCGGGTGCCCGCGCTGGGGGCCATGCCGTGccggagggaggaggaagaggaagccggcgaggaagaggaggaggaggaggaggaggaggaggacagctTCCTCCTGCTGGAACAGTCGGTGACTCTGGGCGGCTCGGGCGAGGTGGACCGGCTGGTGGCCCAGATCGGCGAGACGCTACAGCTGGACGCGGCGCAGGACCGCCCTGCCTCCCCGTGCGCGCCCCCGGGGCCGCCACTGCAGCCCCCGCGACCCCCGGCGGTGGTGCGGGCGGACAAGGCCCGAGCCCCGGCTCTGCCGTTGCTTCTGCCGCCCGCCTCGGCCGAGACTGGGGGTCCGGCGCCCCCGGGGGCCCTGCGCTGCGCCCTCGGGGACCGCGGCCGGGTGCGGGGCCGGGCTGCGCCCTACTTTGTGACAGAGCTCGCCGCAAGCCCCAGCGCGCTGCCCGGGCCGTGCCGGCGAGGATGGCTGCGGGGCGCTGTCGCCTCCCGCCGCCTGCAACAGCGACGATGGCCCCCAGCCGGGGCGCGCGCCAACGACGACGACCCGCACAGGCTCCTGCAGCAGCTGGTGCTCTCGGGGAACCTCATCAAGGAGGCCGTGCGGAGGCTCCAGCGAGCCGTCGCCGCGGTAGCAGCCACGGGCCCTGCGGCACCCCCCGGACCCGGGGGCAGCCGCAGCCGACCGGACCCTGTCGCCCTTCAGCCCTCCGGCGCCTTGCACTGACCCAGGGtccctggaggaggaagaagccGCTGCGGGGACCCAACGGCGTCCTGTGCCTTCCCCAACCTTGAGCTGAAGCCGCCGTTGCCGTCTTGGGAGCGACCGCCTAGGCTGCAAGGAGGCGCGTGGGGAGAGACCTCAAGCCGAGAAGTTACCCGCCCTGGCGAGGCTGTCGGCGAAAACTTGAGCGTGGAGAAATGCACGGGCCAGGGCGCGTCCGTGTCGCGTGAGAATTTCCCCGGCCACCTCGGGGACGGGAACCTGGGGTAAAACTGGGAGAACTATGGCAGCTATTTGCATCAACTTGTACCTGACTTAACCCTTGGGGGTGTCGTGTGCTTGGATTGTTTGAAGATACGGCTCCAAGGGGCGAGAATCGCGAGGGCTTTGTAACAATACTTGAAAACTGATGACacgaatacattttattttccggTGGAGGAACTTAGTGAAAATGGTGCTACAATTGCTGTGCAAAGAAATTCCGGAGGGAAGAAGAATGTAAAAGCTTGGTGGTGGGTGGGTTGGCATCGCCCGACCCCTTTCTCCCACGTCATCGGTGACAGGTCGAGGTGGGAGATGTGAACTCCAGTTGTcgggggcagggaggtggagaaTTTTGCAGGTGGGTCGAGGTGGATGTGGACTTTTAAATGACTTGACCTTGCCACCTGTGTTTCAAGGTCACGGTGTGCTTGGACGGAAGGTTGTGGGCTTCCTGGGAGAGCTAACTGACCcctgtgtcttttctttctcttgctccaAGAAGAGCCCTGTCTGTGCTTCGCCACCTCCTAGAGTCTCCAGAGGACACACAGGTGGAGAGGGCTGTGCGAGGAGagttatttgttttcctctgtgcTCTCCTTCTGTCCagaactcctcctcctcctcccgggaGGCCACTCTTGGCGGTGCCATGAGCTTTCTCAGAAACAGGCATAAACAATGTCTTATGTCTCTCTCCTGTCCTCCCGGCTGGCCTTTCTTATTCCACCCTTTCTGATGTCTTCACTGCATGGATGAGACCCCCGCTGTTTTTCTGCTCTGTTCTGGCCCTCTGTGGAGCCATAGGCCTGAGCTTTCGTGGGTCTTCACCCCTCAGTTTCCTTCTGCCACCAGCTCTTTGTGAGTGACCGAAACCGTTTTTTAAATGGGACTCTCCAAGAGGAGAAACCCCAGGCTTTACCCGTATGAAACTTGACGGCGCTTTAAGTAAGGTGCCACCCCCAAACTTTAAAGGAgctaaactaattttttaaaaagattcaatGGCTTGTTCATCCTCCAGATGTAGCTATTGACGTACACTTCGCACCGGAGTGTCTGAAATTGTGGTGGTCCTGATTTATAGGATTTCTTAATTAAAGTGTCTGCTGAAtaaatttggtttttgttttggagCATGCTTTGGCTTTTTGGTGGAAGGTGGGGGAAAGAAAAGCACAGAGGGGACACGTTTCATAATGAAGTCGTGATGGAGAGGGGACTTGGGGGTCGAGATGTGAGATGGAGACCGGTGGAGCTGCAGTCGATGAGTGCTTCTGGGTCAATGTTCCACAAGATCAGAAAATTCAGtccaggtttttaaaaacatgctagGTGGGATTTCACGCCCTTTGTGGAATAAGAACATAGTCCAGAAACTTTCTAGGCTGGAGGGCAGAGGCCAAGTGATTTGCTGTATCTGGAGGAGAGTGGAGGGAGgtgaattttctgatttttttgtgtttgaaGAATGGGGAGGGTATAGACAGAGCCTGCCTATTTTCTCCTTTGAGACTGACCCGGTCTTGAGCTGTGGCCTAGGGAAAGGACAATAGGGTTTTATAGCAGTGTATTTGGTAGTTGTAAAATGGGGTGTTTTGAGCAGATGGGGGTTCAGTTAATTAAGTGGCTCTCCTGGTTCTGCCCTCAGTCTTATCTTCCCCAGGCTTGGGGCCCTTTCCCACAAGGAAGCCTTTCTTGGTACAGCCCAGCTCTGCTAACCAGCCCCAGGGGCACCTGTCCTGCCCAGCACCTTCTCACACGGGCTGCAGGGGAAGGCTAATGCTCAGTGGCTCAGTTTGACTCAGCCCCGCTGCTCAGCAGCTGTGTCATAGTAGGCAAGTCACAGCTCCGTGCGTTTGCCTCCTCTcatgtataaaacaataatatgtTGGTTGGGAGGGTAAAACGAGGACCTGAGGTGTCTGGGACACTTAAGGGCTTAAAAAATGACAGCTGCTGATTCTTGCTGCCACCACTGGCCCTTCTTCCTTCAGTGGCCCCCATCTGCCCCTTCAACGTGCCCCACGTGCCCTAACACTTCAGCCACCCGCTCCTTTCCACTGTGAGCACAAGTCACTGCCACCTCTTCTGCTTCTGTATCATATAAGTCCCTTTTCCTGAACTTCCAGAAGGCCACCTCCACACACCTTCCAAATGGTCTGTCTCTGCTGTCATCATTCCGGGGGCTGGCACTTGACAcacgtgccaggtactgttctgggTGTTTTAAATCATCTCCTTATGTCGTGGCTTTATTCGTCATGAGGTAggcactgttttcttcattttataaatgaggacacCGAGACCCAggagattaagtgatttgcctgaaGTCACCACCTTTTAAGTtaaggagctgggatttgaacccaggcagtgtggctcTGGTTTCTCCTGCTTTCCTCAACCAGAGCTTCCAGTCATACTGTACCACCTCCATGAGACTTTCTTGACACCGTTTTCTCCCATGTTGGATTTATTAAAGTTCTTCAGAGCATCCCACAAAAACCTTGACCCAATAAATGCCTCAACACAACGGCATCAccattttcaaacttttcttgCAGGCCAGCCACATACGTGCAAGGCGCTGGGGATCCGGGATGAGACAGGGTTTCAGACATCCTGGAAGAACCCACGAGCAGGTTTGGGGCCAAGACCTTCACATAAGGTAATAGGAATTGCATAAGAGAGGCACAGATAACAAATGGTAGATGGCTGCTTTTTTTAGAACCTCAAGTCTGTAAGATGAGGGCATAGGGCCAAGATGGTGAGGTCTCACCCAATGCAGCTGTCTTCTGGGTCTGCAGCATGGCCAGGACAGCACTCAGGAATGAAATTAGAGTGGTGACTGTAGACTGACAGGACCTGAAGATCTTCAGGAGCTGAGAAGCAAggtagagagagggaaaggggactGAGCCCTGTTTGGGCAGGAACTCTGGTAGGCACCTTTTACAAGATGGCCCTTCACTCTTTACAATGGGGAGAGGTAGGAGAGGTCGAACAGGATCTGAGCTCATGGCTCTTAAGCTGAACCTCTTACCTCCTGTCTGAGCCTACCCACACATTTCTTCATGAACCTCAGCCCCAGCTACCGATCAGCTGTTTGCAAAGGCTGTAGAGAGCAGAGTCCTGGGCCTGGGGAAGTGTCTGTGCAAAGGAGGCATTGGCCATTTCCCAGGTGTTGCGGCTTGGGATAACCCATTCCTAGTACTTGGCCCAGGGATGATTGTGGCTGGGATATCCCTAGTCCCTTAGAGTGGATGGGCACAGAACTGAGGACATGGGCATGGGCAGAGTTGAGACAACTCCATCTTCTGAGGGATCCGAGGCCTAGGTTTCCCTGGTAACATTCTGCAAGTCTTGAGTCCAGAAGGACAAGAGTAATAGGGAAGTTGCAAGAAGCTGGTTggttgtgtgagtgtgtgtggtcGGGGAGGGGGTTGATTAGGAGTTTCATGTGGGAAGTTACAGGGACCGCAGCCTGGTGCCTCCTAAGTGATTAGGAGTTGGAAGAGAGATCAGGGCTGAAGATAAAGATTTGGCAGTTAGGGCTAAGAGGGGTGGACGGAGCCTGGGAGATGCTGTCAGTTGGGAAGGAAAAACACTAGCCAATGTACGTAGcacttaccatgtaccaggctctgtgctaagcactttacaaagaCCAAGAGTAGAACCCAGAGAAGCCAAGGGAGGCTGAAGGGTGAACTGTAAGGGGTGGTTGGGTATGTGTGTCTACATACatgcacaggtgcacacacacaaacgcagAGCTATAGCTATGTGATCACTATGTATACCCTCCGAGGTCAGGTCCAGGGTATATGGAATCAGAGCTTGCTCAGTGACCTTCACTGTCTTTCTTTAATCCTGAAGTTATTCAACTTCTCTTTATCAGCACCATTAAGCAGTGTGTTTGGAACATCTGCACCGTGAGTTCTTGCCCTGCTTAACCCAGTTGAAGAGAAGAACTATTTATGGTGCATTTGGAGAAAGGTGATTATGACTCCGGTGTCTGGGGAGGATTTTCAGGAAAACCTAGGAAACCGAATCTAATTTagacagtaaaaaaagaaacGGGCAAAAGGCAGGGCAAAGGTAACAAGATGATAACCAGCTTGTGATTCTTTTTTAACCCACCCAAATCAATAAGTCAAACAAACTCCCTGAACAGCCTATCAATTGGGGGCGGTGAATTTTACCTCCTGTGAGTCAGTTAATTGATAAAGCGGAGCAGTTAATAAACCCTTTGGTATCAGATTTAGATTTCATTCTATTGTAGCATAAGGTACAGAGAAGAAGGACTCCTTCACACAAAAACATACCCAGCCATCTCAGGCGTGAAGGGTTATACAAAGTTGTTTCAACAGCCAACTGGTCCCGGCCTCCCTGTGGTAGGACAGTTTGTGACTTAGAGTGCTGTCACAGGGGACATCCACCTCTAAGGTCTCCCTGAGTCCTGCCCTTCAAACCTACTCAGACTGAGCGCCACATCCCTTCATGCCCCCTCTAGGAGCCTTATCCTTTATAGCATCTTCCCTTCAATTCCACCCTTTGCCACTGTCCTCCATCCACAGTGGGATGAGCACAGGTCTCTCCTGCTTGAGCAAACCttcctttggttctttttttttttttttttttttttatttatttgtttatttttggctgtgttgggtcttcgtttctgtgtgagggctttctctagttgcggcaagtgggggccactcttcatcgcagtgtgcaggcctctcactatcgtggcctcccttgttgtggagcacaggctccagatgcgcaggctcagtagttgtggctcacgggcctagttgctccgcttGCTCCttgcttgttgcggagcacaggctccagatgcgcaggctcaggagttgtggctcacgggcctagttgctccgcttgctccgcggcatgtgggatcttcccagaccagggctcgaacccatgtcccctgcattagcaggcagattctcaaccactgcgccaccagggaagctccctccCTTTggttctgttttccctttttagCTGCTGTCCCTCCTTTCCCATCCTCTCCTCTAGGCACCACAATTCATCATCTGTGCCCCAAGCACTCTCTTAGCCTCCACAAGTCTGTTGAAGTTGCCCGTTTGTTTGCtctgcaaatatttactaaatgccaaTACCCAGGTGTCGTTACTAAATGCACCTATGTTTCAGGCAGTCGCCTAAGCATTTTTACTAGCATTAGCTCAATGAATCCTCACAACCTGATGAGGCAGGAACTTTATTATTATCAGACTTGGCGGACAAGGAACGGGAGGTgagagaggtgaagtaacctgcccaaggtcacaggaagGAGTTTTAAAGGAAAGAGCTGGGATTGCGacctaggcagtctggctccagagcctgcatTTTAACAGCTACCTGGTACTGTACTGAGGACTATGGGTTTTCTTTTCGAAATGTGTCccttcttgtctttttctgtctttttgcgCCGAGACCCTTATCACCTGGTGC includes these proteins:
- the FRAT2 gene encoding GSK-3-binding protein FRAT2 yields the protein MPCRREEEEEAGEEEEEEEEEEEDSFLLLEQSVTLGGSGEVDRLVAQIGETLQLDAAQDRPASPCAPPGPPLQPPRPPAVVRADKARAPALPLLLPPASAETGGPAPPGALRCALGDRGRVRGRAAPYFVTELAASPSALPGPCRRGWLRGAVASRRLQQRRWPPAGARANDDDPHRLLQQLVLSGNLIKEAVRRLQRAVAAVAATGPAAPPGPGGSRSRPDPVALQPSGALH